The Neorhodopirellula lusitana genome contains a region encoding:
- a CDS encoding glycosyltransferase family 2 protein — protein sequence MFELTEANLHLCDDEGMSNQTQPANFAEAEKMIDVDNYLRESAWVVIPALNEEKSIGLVLHDLPCVAGVIVVDNGCTDGTALVAGHAGAIVVPELQRGYGAACLRGLAKLRELINDGQAAPKVVAFVDADYSDHSDLLPLLVGPLASGTADFVLGSRLLGKREPGAMPPQSVFGNQLACFLMRWFFGVRYTDLGPFRAINYSRLCELQMQDENFGWTIEMQIKASRIGLRFLEIPVPYRTRLGTSKISGTVSGTIRAGYKILYTIAKYGLTHRRSLGFQPGSTAPRLEA from the coding sequence GTGTTTGAACTCACAGAAGCGAACTTGCATTTATGCGACGATGAAGGGATGTCCAATCAAACACAACCGGCCAATTTCGCTGAAGCCGAAAAGATGATCGATGTCGACAACTATCTCCGAGAATCGGCTTGGGTTGTCATTCCGGCACTCAACGAAGAAAAGTCCATCGGCCTTGTGTTGCATGACCTGCCCTGCGTTGCCGGAGTCATCGTGGTCGACAATGGCTGTACGGACGGCACGGCTCTCGTTGCAGGGCACGCCGGTGCGATCGTTGTTCCGGAGTTGCAGCGAGGATATGGAGCTGCCTGCCTCCGTGGGCTGGCGAAGCTTCGTGAGCTGATCAATGACGGACAAGCGGCTCCCAAAGTAGTTGCGTTCGTCGACGCCGACTACAGCGATCACTCTGATCTACTCCCCCTCTTGGTCGGCCCGCTTGCAAGCGGCACCGCAGATTTCGTACTCGGTTCCCGGTTGCTTGGTAAGCGGGAGCCGGGAGCGATGCCTCCTCAAAGCGTCTTTGGAAACCAGCTTGCGTGCTTTTTAATGCGATGGTTTTTCGGCGTTCGTTACACCGATTTGGGGCCTTTTCGAGCGATCAACTACAGTCGACTTTGCGAACTGCAAATGCAAGACGAGAACTTTGGATGGACGATTGAAATGCAGATCAAAGCGTCAAGGATTGGACTGCGTTTCCTTGAAATTCCAGTCCCGTATCGAACACGACTTGGCACCAGCAAGATCAGCGGCACTGTCAGTGGCACGATTAGGGCAGGGTACAAGATTCTCTACACGATCGCAAAGTACGGGCTGACGCACCGACGTAGCCTAGGCTTCCAGCCTGGGAGTACAGCACCCAGGCTGGAAGCCTAG
- a CDS encoding carbon storage regulator, producing the protein MLVLSRKQGQRVVVSFGGELATIEVLRIDGNRVRLGIAAASSIGIYREEVWADMGFHLGPESDVKNSSVKTVA; encoded by the coding sequence ATGCTTGTCTTGTCAAGAAAACAGGGTCAACGGGTTGTTGTCAGTTTCGGCGGCGAACTCGCTACGATTGAAGTTTTGAGGATTGACGGGAACCGCGTTCGGCTGGGCATCGCTGCAGCGAGTTCGATCGGCATCTACCGCGAGGAAGTTTGGGCTGACATGGGTTTCCACCTGGGACCAGAGAGCGACGTCAAAAACAGCTCCGTTAAAACAGTTGCGTAG
- a CDS encoding anti-sigma factor family protein, which yields MVRQDFEAHSDWEECTPGTIGDLHDRLNADRRRKSVVRMGTPIALIALLGMGVWNYGGSANPSTHPKKVREFGFGGVTCSEVQVSMQQFAIGQLTPNQQQAFTLHLQQCPVCREKMEAMKKAEMPIVDKNFIGNSPNGFQTHRTLLASNID from the coding sequence ATGGTCCGCCAAGATTTTGAAGCTCATTCCGATTGGGAGGAATGCACGCCAGGAACCATCGGTGATTTGCACGATCGGCTCAACGCCGATCGGCGGCGCAAGTCCGTTGTTCGGATGGGAACTCCGATCGCTCTGATCGCACTACTAGGAATGGGCGTTTGGAATTACGGTGGATCTGCCAATCCTTCGACGCACCCCAAAAAGGTTCGGGAGTTCGGCTTCGGTGGCGTGACATGCAGCGAAGTCCAAGTGTCGATGCAGCAGTTTGCGATAGGACAATTGACACCCAACCAACAGCAGGCGTTCACGCTTCACCTTCAGCAGTGTCCGGTTTGCCGAGAGAAAATGGAAGCGATGAAAAAGGCCGAAATGCCGATAGTCGACAAGAATTTTATCGGCAATTCGCCAAACGGTTTTCAAACGCACAGAACTCTACTGGCGTCCAACATAGATTGA
- the nrtS gene encoding nitrate/nitrite transporter NrtS, with amino-acid sequence MRDWLRLAFARAIVCRGLIYSVVVGTVLTAINHGDSILYGQVGSPDLFKIGLTYVVPYVVATLSSVAALNSRVK; translated from the coding sequence ATGCGTGATTGGTTGCGTCTGGCATTTGCCAGGGCCATTGTTTGTCGCGGGCTTATCTACAGCGTCGTGGTTGGAACGGTTCTAACAGCCATCAATCACGGAGACAGCATCCTCTACGGTCAAGTCGGATCGCCTGATCTGTTCAAAATTGGCTTGACCTATGTCGTTCCCTACGTGGTCGCAACGCTTTCGAGCGTGGCAGCGCTGAATAGTCGCGTGAAATAG